One window of the Amycolatopsis mediterranei genome contains the following:
- a CDS encoding cytochrome P450 codes for MKAAAHELRLQLAAHPLAYPVVRVLGRLGPAVRVPGLGVVVNEAAAAREVLTDTETFRSGGGTEADLWTPVFGPSMLVNMDGPEHRAMRRKLAEFFTPAYVRQLVDAACTEPLARTAEALRAGRPVDVVRTTKIVAGAVTSALVGFTVTGSTAEREAAYLRMTGQATAIIGLVKLGKLSLSDRQIARARAIVAEIGATTSLAWEKGDETTAVGRMRSFGLTEDEARGLASAFLIAGTETITSLLPRMVAVLHDHGALAGVAAAYRDGDTRPMEAAIHETARLITPAPIILRNAVRSGRIGGVAVRAGDRVVLSTLNCARAHGRFDLARPHPPELRRLWFGAGPHFCLGYPLAMAEIHAILGTLAGPAALRITARRAAPGVLFPAYRRLEVSRA; via the coding sequence ATGAAGGCGGCCGCGCACGAGCTGCGGCTCCAACTGGCGGCGCACCCGCTCGCGTACCCGGTGGTCCGCGTCCTCGGCCGGCTCGGCCCCGCGGTGCGGGTGCCCGGGCTCGGGGTCGTCGTGAACGAGGCGGCGGCCGCCCGGGAAGTGCTGACCGACACCGAGACCTTCCGCAGCGGCGGCGGCACCGAAGCGGACCTGTGGACCCCGGTCTTCGGCCCGTCGATGCTGGTCAACATGGACGGCCCGGAGCACCGGGCCATGCGGCGCAAGCTCGCCGAGTTCTTCACGCCGGCCTACGTCCGCCAGCTGGTCGACGCGGCGTGCACGGAACCGCTGGCCCGGACGGCCGAGGCCCTGCGCGCCGGCCGTCCGGTGGATGTCGTGCGGACGACGAAGATCGTCGCCGGGGCGGTGACCAGTGCACTGGTCGGGTTCACCGTGACCGGGTCCACGGCGGAGCGGGAGGCGGCGTACCTGCGGATGACCGGCCAGGCCACCGCGATCATCGGCCTGGTCAAGCTGGGCAAGCTCAGCCTGAGCGACCGGCAGATCGCCCGGGCCCGTGCGATCGTCGCGGAGATCGGCGCGACCACATCGCTCGCGTGGGAAAAGGGCGACGAAACCACCGCGGTCGGGCGGATGCGCAGTTTCGGGCTCACCGAAGACGAGGCCCGGGGGCTCGCCTCGGCGTTCCTGATCGCGGGCACCGAGACGATCACCAGCCTGCTGCCCCGGATGGTCGCGGTGCTCCACGACCACGGTGCGCTGGCCGGGGTCGCCGCCGCGTACCGCGATGGCGACACCCGGCCGATGGAGGCCGCGATCCACGAAACGGCCCGCCTGATCACCCCGGCGCCGATCATCCTGCGCAACGCCGTCCGGTCGGGGCGGATCGGCGGGGTCGCCGTGCGCGCGGGGGACCGGGTCGTTTTGTCGACTCTCAACTGCGCCCGGGCGCACGGCCGGTTCGACCTCGCCCGCCCGCACCCGCCGGAGCTGCGGCGGCTGTGGTTCGGGGCGGGGCCGCACTTCTGCCTCGGCTACCCGCTGGCCATGGCCGAGATCCACGCCATCCTCGGCACCCTGGCCGGCCCCGCGGCGCTGCGGATCACCGCACGCCGCGCGGCACCCGGGGTGCTCTTCCCCGCCTACCGGCGCCTGGAGGTCAGCCGCGCATGA